A part of Desulfomicrobium baculatum DSM 4028 genomic DNA contains:
- a CDS encoding nitroreductase family protein produces the protein MKYQTPYTPDFSKRDPGPGVAEEFPARWSPRSFVKTAIPAEDLCVIFDAARWAPSAYNEQPWRILTSTDETFETFLGLLVEPNQKWAKNASVIGFMVAKKTFTHNGKPNDWAMYDCGSAWMSLTLQARKLGLYTHGMAGIKKDPIYEVFGIDRNEFEVVAGFTIGILDVKENLGKPYIDWEGPSPRKPLAEVWKQGGW, from the coding sequence ATGAAATATCAGACCCCGTACACTCCCGATTTCAGCAAGCGCGACCCTGGTCCCGGCGTGGCCGAAGAGTTCCCCGCCCGCTGGTCGCCCAGATCCTTCGTCAAGACAGCCATCCCGGCCGAGGACCTCTGCGTCATCTTCGACGCGGCCCGCTGGGCTCCTTCGGCCTACAACGAACAGCCCTGGCGCATCCTGACCTCGACCGACGAGACTTTCGAGACGTTCCTGGGCCTTTTGGTCGAACCCAACCAGAAATGGGCCAAAAATGCCTCGGTCATCGGTTTCATGGTCGCCAAGAAGACCTTCACCCACAACGGCAAACCCAATGACTGGGCCATGTACGACTGCGGCTCGGCCTGGATGTCCCTGACTCTGCAGGCACGCAAGCTCGGTCTTTACACCCACGGCATGGCCGGGATCAAGAAGGACCCCATCTACGAGGTCTTCGGCATCGACAGAAACGAATTCGAGGTCGTGGCCGGGTTCACCATCGGCATCCTGGATGTTAAGGAAAACCTGGGCAAACCCTACATTGACTGGGAAGGCCCGTCCCCGCGCAAGCCCCTGGCCGAAGTCTGGAAACAGGGCGGCTGGTAA
- a CDS encoding LysE family translocator: protein MIDVIHYPLFIITAVTLNLYPGPDTIYILTRSTAQGRAAGVASALGISSGCVIHALLGALGLAAVVMASATAYQMIKWAGAVYLVYLGLTMLRAYGHDAAHAVSTKQSTGRIYVQGVITSLLNPKVALFFLALIPQFIAPSAAHPGLSFLALGLTFVATSTLWSLVLAMAAGAFHRRLASGPGARWLKRLGGGLLIGLGARLAFSK from the coding sequence ATGATCGACGTCATCCATTACCCGCTTTTCATCATCACGGCTGTGACCCTGAACCTCTATCCCGGCCCGGACACCATCTACATCCTGACCCGCAGCACGGCCCAAGGCCGCGCCGCAGGCGTCGCCTCGGCCCTGGGGATCTCCAGCGGGTGCGTGATCCACGCGCTGCTCGGGGCCTTGGGGCTGGCCGCCGTGGTCATGGCCTCGGCCACGGCCTACCAGATGATCAAATGGGCCGGGGCGGTCTATCTCGTCTATCTTGGCCTGACCATGCTGCGGGCGTACGGCCATGACGCGGCCCATGCGGTATCGACCAAACAATCTACGGGCCGCATCTATGTCCAAGGCGTGATAACCAGCCTGCTCAATCCCAAGGTGGCGCTCTTCTTCCTGGCCCTCATCCCGCAGTTCATCGCGCCGAGTGCCGCCCATCCCGGCCTGTCCTTTCTGGCGCTGGGCTTGACCTTCGTCGCCACCAGCACGCTGTGGAGCCTTGTCCTGGCAATGGCCGCCGGAGCATTTCATCGGCGATTGGCGAGCGGTCCGGGAGCCCGCTGGCTCAAGCGCCTGGGCGGAGGTCTGCTGATCGGGCTGGGCGCCCGGCTGGCTTTTTCCAAGTAG
- a CDS encoding ABC transporter ATP-binding protein has translation MLEFRDVTLRRAGRVILNQVNLTVSPGEHLALTGPSGGGKSTLLKVALLFEPVDEGTVLWNKREVTVADLTAHRSRFLYIGQKPLPFEGTAEEYLDLPFTFAANRALRADREEQDRLMEALGLDPALKKSPYTRLSGGEQQRLTIIQGLQLERGFCLLDEITSSLDQESMRSVIRHFAQEKGRTVLAVTHNREWLDFGFSEVCLESGTLWRRK, from the coding sequence ATGCTGGAATTTCGCGATGTAACCCTGCGCCGAGCCGGGCGAGTAATTTTGAACCAGGTCAACCTCACTGTCTCGCCCGGTGAACACCTGGCCCTGACCGGACCGTCCGGCGGCGGCAAATCCACGCTGCTGAAAGTCGCCCTCCTGTTCGAGCCCGTGGATGAAGGCACTGTGTTATGGAACAAAAGGGAGGTCACGGTAGCGGATCTGACCGCCCATCGTTCCCGTTTTCTGTACATCGGCCAGAAGCCTCTACCCTTTGAAGGCACTGCCGAAGAATACCTGGATCTGCCCTTCACTTTCGCGGCCAACCGGGCGTTGCGTGCGGACAGGGAGGAACAGGACAGACTCATGGAGGCCCTGGGCCTTGACCCGGCCTTGAAAAAAAGCCCTTACACCCGCCTGTCCGGCGGCGAGCAGCAGCGCCTGACCATCATCCAGGGCCTGCAGCTTGAACGCGGCTTCTGTCTGCTGGACGAGATCACATCGAGCCTGGACCAGGAGTCCATGCGCTCCGTGATCCGCCATTTTGCCCAGGAAAAGGGTCGCACCGTACTGGCCGTGACCCATAACCGCGAGTGGCTGGATTTCGGTTTCAGCGAGGTCTGCCTCGAATCCGGAACACTGTGGAGGCGCAAATGA
- a CDS encoding patatin-like phospholipase family protein gives MSTKTTSNLKIGLALGSGSSRGWAHIGIINALAEQGIRPDIVCGTSVGALVGAAHAAGNLDKLEEWVRSLTRLETASFFELTSSFTGFVNTSRLRKFLEKHVAGANDRIEDLKLQYGSVATDLESGREIWFTKGPLLEAVWASISLPGLFPAIRHENRWLVDGGLVNPVPVSVCRALGADVVIAVNLNGDIVGKHLVKTPKQKKKNGVAEAFSNLVKEYAGSLFFDSEEEDEPPGLFDAIAGSVNIAQERITRSRLAGDPPEILLAPKLSHIGLLEFFRAEEAIAEGSKCVERALPEIEHLLQRL, from the coding sequence ATGAGCACAAAAACCACTTCAAACCTCAAGATCGGCCTTGCCCTCGGCAGCGGCTCATCGCGTGGCTGGGCCCATATCGGCATCATCAACGCCCTGGCGGAGCAAGGCATACGGCCGGACATCGTCTGCGGCACCTCTGTCGGAGCGCTGGTCGGCGCGGCCCACGCCGCCGGGAATCTGGACAAACTCGAAGAGTGGGTTCGCTCCCTGACACGGCTTGAAACTGCAAGTTTTTTTGAACTCACCTCTTCATTCACCGGATTCGTGAATACATCGAGACTACGCAAATTTCTGGAAAAGCACGTGGCCGGTGCGAACGACCGCATTGAGGACCTTAAGCTTCAGTACGGCTCCGTGGCCACCGACCTGGAATCTGGCCGCGAGATATGGTTCACCAAAGGGCCGCTGCTGGAGGCCGTGTGGGCTTCCATCTCCCTGCCGGGATTGTTTCCGGCCATACGCCATGAAAACCGCTGGCTCGTGGATGGCGGGCTGGTCAACCCCGTGCCGGTCTCCGTCTGTCGCGCGCTGGGGGCCGACGTGGTCATCGCCGTGAACCTCAACGGCGACATCGTGGGCAAGCACCTGGTAAAAACGCCAAAACAGAAGAAAAAGAACGGCGTGGCCGAAGCGTTCTCGAATCTGGTCAAGGAATACGCAGGATCCCTCTTTTTTGATTCCGAAGAGGAAGACGAACCTCCGGGACTTTTCGACGCCATTGCCGGGTCCGTGAATATCGCTCAGGAGCGCATCACGCGCAGCCGTCTGGCCGGGGACCCTCCGGAAATTCTGCTCGCGCCCAAGCTCTCGCACATCGGCCTGCTGGAGTTCTTCAGGGCCGAAGAAGCAATTGCAGAGGGCAGCAAATGCGTAGAGCGCGCGCTGCCCGAGATCGAGCATCTGCTGCAAAGACTGTAA
- a CDS encoding HDOD domain-containing protein — MHKRIEQVLPGEILAADLVDTAGRLLFPKGATLSENAVAALVQRGVTDIEVEDERVPLNAEQLKQAAENAHKFYAGHDLGVAPGPMLLGLRTEAEAMRIERGLPPLLRDCRGPVDPVPLPQELPIFCLNGFEPPQLPAVAQELNLALSAPDPSSTKIVELITRSPGLTAKLLRLVNTPLYGFQRKVETVSRAVSIVGLREVGMLASSLLMVDQFGVIPKSVIEMRSFLEHSLGCALTCKTLAEVTGLAQPEKAFVTGLLHDIGRLYFFTSFPERSRYCIDSALKHQRPLMTEEALFFGIDHADMGERLLDGWGMPGGLSRTVGCHHDPARAADLPLAGIVHLADLLTHAMGLGCSGECGPPQARPEVMDLVPVQPEHMVDIAIRIETQLGLIMGAFQ; from the coding sequence ATGCATAAGCGCATCGAGCAGGTCCTGCCCGGTGAAATCCTGGCGGCCGACCTCGTGGACACGGCGGGCCGCCTTCTTTTCCCCAAGGGGGCGACGCTGTCTGAAAACGCCGTCGCGGCCTTGGTTCAACGCGGGGTTACGGATATCGAGGTCGAGGACGAGCGCGTGCCCCTGAATGCCGAGCAGTTGAAGCAGGCGGCCGAGAATGCGCACAAATTCTATGCAGGGCACGATCTGGGCGTCGCGCCTGGTCCGATGCTGCTGGGCCTGCGCACCGAAGCCGAAGCCATGCGCATTGAGAGAGGCCTGCCCCCGCTGCTGCGCGATTGCCGGGGGCCTGTCGACCCGGTGCCGTTGCCTCAGGAACTGCCTATATTCTGCCTGAACGGCTTCGAGCCTCCGCAGCTGCCCGCCGTGGCCCAGGAGCTCAATCTGGCCCTGAGCGCGCCAGACCCCTCCAGCACAAAAATCGTCGAGCTCATCACCCGCAGCCCCGGACTCACGGCCAAGCTCCTGCGCCTTGTCAACACGCCGCTCTACGGCTTCCAACGCAAGGTCGAAACCGTTTCCCGGGCCGTATCCATCGTCGGACTGCGCGAAGTGGGCATGCTCGCCTCCAGCCTGCTCATGGTCGATCAGTTCGGAGTCATCCCCAAGTCCGTGATCGAGATGCGCTCCTTTCTCGAACACAGCCTTGGCTGCGCCCTGACCTGCAAGACCCTGGCGGAAGTCACCGGACTGGCCCAACCGGAAAAGGCCTTTGTGACCGGGCTGCTGCACGATATCGGACGGCTCTATTTTTTCACGTCCTTTCCCGAACGTTCCCGCTATTGCATAGACAGCGCCCTCAAGCACCAGCGGCCGCTGATGACCGAAGAGGCTTTATTCTTCGGTATCGACCATGCGGACATGGGCGAGCGTCTTCTGGACGGCTGGGGGATGCCCGGCGGCCTGAGCCGGACCGTGGGCTGCCATCATGACCCCGCGCGAGCCGCGGACCTGCCCCTGGCCGGCATCGTGCATCTGGCCGACCTCCTGACCCATGCCATGGGACTGGGGTGCAGCGGCGAATGCGGACCACCCCAGGCCCGCCCGGAAGTCATGGATCTGGTACCGGTCCAGCCGGAGCACATGGTCGACATAGCGATCCGCATCGAGACCCAGCTTGGTTTGATCATGGGCGCATTTCAGTAA
- the ald gene encoding alanine dehydrogenase, whose protein sequence is MIVGVLKEIKSQENRVCMTPAGVEVMKQHGHSVLVEASAGAGSGFSDADYQAAGAKVVAAPSEIYAQSDMVMHVKEPQPSEYAMVRPGQIVFTYFHFAADEKLTREFMKTGAVSIAYETVTGPQGGLPLLTPMSEVAGRMAAQEAAKYNERVHGGRGILLGGVTGVAPATVLVLGGGIVGTNAAMMAAGLGAKVYILDMNLDRLRYLSEIMPKNCTPLMSSPAMIRELAAQADAIIGAVLVVGAKAPKLITREMFKDMKPGCVLVDVAIDQGGCFETSRATTHSDPIYEVDGIIHYCVANMPGAVPITSTMALTNATLPYALQIADKGWKTACKENAGLKNGLNMVGDKITFKGVAEAFGLPYTPADSCL, encoded by the coding sequence ATGATCGTAGGCGTTCTCAAGGAAATCAAGTCGCAGGAAAACCGGGTCTGCATGACACCGGCGGGAGTGGAAGTCATGAAGCAGCACGGACACTCCGTGTTGGTGGAAGCCTCGGCAGGCGCGGGCAGCGGATTCTCCGACGCCGACTACCAGGCTGCGGGGGCGAAGGTCGTGGCCGCTCCGTCCGAGATCTACGCCCAATCCGACATGGTCATGCACGTCAAGGAGCCGCAGCCGTCCGAATACGCGATGGTGCGCCCCGGACAGATCGTCTTCACCTATTTTCACTTCGCGGCCGATGAGAAGCTGACCCGCGAATTCATGAAGACCGGCGCCGTGTCCATTGCTTACGAGACCGTGACCGGTCCCCAGGGCGGCCTGCCGCTTTTGACCCCCATGAGCGAGGTCGCCGGACGCATGGCCGCACAGGAAGCGGCCAAGTACAACGAGCGCGTCCACGGCGGGCGCGGCATCCTGCTGGGCGGCGTGACCGGCGTGGCCCCGGCCACGGTGCTGGTTCTCGGCGGTGGCATCGTCGGCACCAACGCGGCCATGATGGCCGCCGGGCTAGGAGCCAAAGTCTACATTCTGGACATGAACCTCGATCGCCTGCGCTATCTGTCCGAAATCATGCCCAAGAACTGCACCCCGCTGATGAGCTCCCCGGCCATGATCCGCGAGCTGGCCGCCCAGGCCGACGCCATCATCGGCGCGGTGCTGGTCGTCGGCGCCAAGGCTCCCAAGCTCATCACCCGCGAGATGTTCAAGGACATGAAGCCCGGCTGCGTGCTTGTGGACGTAGCCATCGACCAGGGCGGCTGCTTCGAGACTTCGAGGGCCACCACCCACTCCGACCCCATCTATGAGGTAGACGGCATCATCCACTACTGCGTGGCCAACATGCCCGGCGCGGTGCCCATCACCTCGACCATGGCCCTGACCAACGCCACCCTGCCCTACGCCCTGCAGATCGCGGACAAGGGCTGGAAGACCGCCTGCAAGGAAAACGCGGGTCTCAAGAACGGCCTGAACATGGTCGGCGACAAGATCACCTTCAAGGGCGTGGCCGAAGCCTTCGGCCTGCCCTACACCCCGGCCGACTCCTGCCTGTAG
- a CDS encoding GyrI-like domain-containing protein translates to MQIQRKNIPAAMVLESAATLTIPEIAAFAGKVIPMLLAEAESRGMAVTGPCIFTYDGCDGSPDKEFSLTVSFPVDACRGQGAFICKEVPAHECLCTDYRGPINGIGPAWSAFTPLALQQGLALQPVGREVYVEWIDQNNAENLVELQIPLQK, encoded by the coding sequence ATGCAGATCCAGCGCAAGAACATCCCCGCCGCCATGGTCCTTGAATCCGCCGCAACGCTGACCATCCCGGAAATCGCGGCATTTGCCGGCAAGGTCATTCCCATGCTCCTGGCGGAGGCCGAAAGCAGAGGCATGGCCGTCACCGGCCCGTGCATCTTCACGTACGACGGCTGCGACGGCTCCCCGGACAAGGAATTTTCCCTGACGGTTTCGTTCCCCGTGGACGCCTGCCGCGGCCAGGGAGCGTTCATATGCAAAGAGGTTCCGGCCCACGAATGCCTGTGCACGGATTACCGCGGCCCCATAAACGGAATCGGCCCCGCCTGGAGCGCCTTCACCCCGCTGGCCCTGCAGCAGGGGCTTGCCTTGCAGCCCGTGGGACGCGAAGTCTATGTGGAATGGATCGACCAGAACAACGCCGAGAATCTGGTCGAACTACAGATTCCCCTACAGAAGTGA
- a CDS encoding secretin N-terminal domain-containing protein — protein sequence MGVCISSRAEDSELGGFAPQLSIIQGGSMRLALLFVFFLCVPVFAAQQVEIIELRHRVVEDVLPVLTPLLEPGGAMSGMAGHLVVRTSPANLEELRKVLAVIDRPPRQLRIRVSQSRDAVVRQRDVDVSGRVRIGEGLDIVSQRAPRKGESGVEIHGGGSSVGVYGRDTRRSTQSGADQFVRVMDGSEALIRIGRSLAVPFRQVAVRPGGVRVSEGFVYVDVGQGFYALPRLAGERVNIDIRPFFDSLAGHGLDVETQELSTTITGRLGEWIELGGSSQQGREEAGRLTGAGSRETSDTRSVWLLVDEER from the coding sequence ATGGGGGTATGCATAAGCAGCCGCGCCGAAGATTCAGAACTGGGCGGCTTTGCTCCGCAACTCTCCATCATCCAAGGAGGCTCCATGCGCCTCGCCCTGTTGTTTGTCTTTTTTCTCTGTGTGCCGGTCTTCGCCGCGCAGCAGGTCGAAATCATTGAACTGCGCCACCGCGTCGTGGAGGACGTCCTGCCGGTGCTCACCCCCCTGCTCGAGCCGGGAGGGGCTATGTCCGGCATGGCCGGGCACCTTGTCGTGCGCACTTCCCCAGCCAACCTCGAAGAACTCCGCAAGGTGCTGGCCGTCATTGACCGGCCGCCCCGCCAGTTGCGCATCCGAGTCAGCCAGAGCCGGGACGCCGTGGTCCGGCAGCGTGACGTGGACGTGTCCGGCCGTGTCCGCATCGGGGAGGGACTGGATATCGTAAGCCAGCGTGCGCCCAGGAAGGGTGAGAGCGGGGTCGAAATTCACGGTGGCGGATCCTCCGTAGGCGTATACGGCCGGGACACGCGCCGCAGCACGCAGAGCGGCGCGGACCAGTTCGTGCGGGTCATGGACGGGAGCGAGGCCTTGATCCGCATCGGCCGCTCCCTGGCCGTGCCCTTTCGCCAGGTCGCGGTCCGCCCGGGAGGGGTGAGGGTCAGCGAGGGTTTTGTCTATGTGGACGTCGGCCAGGGCTTTTACGCTCTTCCACGCTTGGCGGGAGAGAGGGTGAACATCGATATCAGGCCATTCTTTGACAGTCTTGCAGGTCATGGCCTCGATGTGGAAACGCAGGAACTTTCAACGACAATCACGGGGCGGCTTGGCGAGTGGATCGAGCTCGGCGGCAGCTCGCAGCAGGGGCGCGAGGAAGCGGGACGGCTCACGGGCGCCGGGTCGAGGGAGACCAGCGACACCCGCAGCGTCTGGCTGTTGGTGGATGAGGAGCGCTGA
- a CDS encoding ABC transporter permease: protein MNETMAISIPALLIFSFILVFPVLIFRHLRLRLTRDLLISMARMAVQLALVAVYLEYIFRLDMLLVNVVWVLVMIVVASGSILRQSLLSWRKCLWTILPAHLLTALLILAGFLLVFDFATITSARYLVPLMGMVLGNILRSNVVALDRFFSELRVNVEVHIQYLTLGANGAEAARPFLRNALRAAVGPQIGTVATMGIVSLPGMMTGQILGGSSPAVAIVYQIMIMIAIFTAATVSSFLAVHFAKKAAFDPCGRLNEDIFLKRP, encoded by the coding sequence ATGAACGAGACAATGGCCATCTCCATTCCGGCCCTCCTCATATTTTCCTTCATTCTGGTTTTCCCGGTGCTCATCTTCCGGCATCTGCGTCTGCGCCTGACCCGCGACCTGCTCATCTCCATGGCGCGAATGGCCGTGCAGTTGGCGCTGGTGGCCGTGTACCTGGAATACATCTTCAGGCTCGACATGCTGCTGGTCAACGTGGTCTGGGTGCTGGTCATGATCGTGGTCGCCTCGGGCTCGATCCTGCGCCAGAGCCTCTTGTCATGGCGAAAATGCCTGTGGACGATCCTGCCCGCGCACCTGCTGACAGCGCTCCTCATCCTGGCCGGTTTTCTGCTGGTCTTCGATTTCGCCACCATCACCTCGGCGCGTTATCTGGTCCCGCTCATGGGCATGGTGCTGGGCAACATCCTGCGCAGCAATGTCGTGGCCCTGGACCGCTTTTTTTCCGAACTGCGCGTAAATGTGGAAGTGCACATCCAGTACCTGACCCTGGGCGCAAACGGGGCGGAAGCTGCGCGGCCCTTCCTGCGCAATGCCCTGCGCGCGGCTGTCGGGCCGCAGATCGGGACGGTGGCGACCATGGGCATCGTCTCCCTGCCGGGCATGATGACCGGCCAGATCCTGGGCGGCTCTTCTCCGGCCGTTGCCATCGTCTATCAGATCATGATCATGATCGCGATCTTCACCGCGGCCACGGTCTCGTCCTTTCTGGCCGTGCACTTCGCCAAAAAGGCGGCCTTCGACCCTTGCGGCCGATTGAATGAAGACATTTTTCTAAAACGCCCCTGA
- a CDS encoding DMT family protein, with translation MRFYLTTIILLSLSNIFMTFAWYGHLRNLSQTPWVIAAFASWGIALLEYLLQVPANRIGHQVMNIGQLKILQECIALSVFIPFSILYMKEKPGMDYVWAGLCILGAAFFMFRKKLMGA, from the coding sequence ATGCGCTTTTATCTCACCACCATCATCTTGTTGTCGCTCAGCAACATCTTCATGACCTTTGCCTGGTACGGACACCTGCGCAACCTGTCGCAGACCCCCTGGGTAATCGCGGCCTTTGCCAGCTGGGGCATCGCGCTCCTGGAATACCTGCTGCAGGTTCCGGCCAACCGCATCGGGCATCAGGTCATGAACATCGGCCAGCTCAAGATCCTGCAGGAGTGCATCGCCCTGTCCGTGTTCATCCCCTTCTCCATCCTGTACATGAAAGAAAAACCGGGCATGGACTATGTCTGGGCCGGGCTGTGCATTCTCGGCGCAGCCTTCTTCATGTTCCGCAAGAAACTGATGGGCGCCTGA
- a CDS encoding uracil-DNA glycosylase has product MCSADSMHAFMKLLKNSPAGAVFNPWHHRDPLHDAAAEAPIIRREQLASYMAERQKATVILLAEALGYQGGHFSGIPMTSERLLLGHLRHKGLGPEMVFAPAPRRTSREDVKADGFTEPTATIVWGAMRELGIDPRGVILWNAFPWHPYKPDKGFLSNRTPTDEEVMLGRPVLLALTAYAPQARILAVGQKSAALLAAMGITAPALRHPANGGAGLFRTQFAKVLKKGRG; this is encoded by the coding sequence ATGTGTAGCGCAGACTCCATGCATGCCTTCATGAAACTCCTGAAAAATTCTCCGGCCGGAGCGGTCTTCAACCCTTGGCACCACCGGGACCCGCTGCATGACGCGGCGGCCGAGGCGCCGATCATCCGGCGGGAACAGCTCGCCTCCTACATGGCCGAACGTCAAAAGGCCACGGTCATTCTCCTGGCCGAGGCCCTGGGCTACCAGGGCGGGCATTTCTCCGGCATTCCCATGACCTCGGAGCGCCTGCTCCTGGGCCATCTGCGGCACAAGGGGCTTGGCCCGGAGATGGTCTTTGCGCCCGCCCCCCGGCGCACCAGCCGCGAGGACGTGAAGGCAGACGGCTTCACCGAGCCCACGGCGACCATCGTCTGGGGGGCCATGCGCGAGCTGGGCATCGATCCGCGCGGCGTCATCCTGTGGAACGCCTTCCCCTGGCACCCGTACAAGCCGGACAAGGGATTTCTGAGCAACCGCACGCCCACGGACGAAGAAGTCATGCTCGGCCGTCCTGTACTGCTGGCCCTTACGGCCTATGCTCCGCAGGCCAGAATCCTGGCCGTGGGCCAGAAATCGGCCGCCCTGCTCGCGGCCATGGGCATCACCGCCCCGGCCCTGCGGCACCCGGCCAACGGCGGGGCGGGACTGTTCCGGACCCAGTTCGCGAAAGTGCTCAAAAAGGGGCGCGGGTAG